A genomic stretch from Oleomonas cavernae includes:
- a CDS encoding vWA domain-containing protein — protein sequence MFINFFYELKKAKIPVTLREYLTLIEAVKAGVASYKVEDFYFLSRAALVKDERNLDKFDKVFGAVFKGIESIAEDGTAEIPEEWLRKLAEKTLTEEEKAAIEALGGFDKLMETLKKRLEEQKERHQGGNKWIGTAGTSPFGAHGYNPEGVRIGQDKGRHGRAVKVWDKREYQNLDDSVELGTRNIKVALRRLRKFAREGADVELDMPGTIRATANNAGWLDLKMVPERHNKVKVLLFLDVGGSMDSYIRLCEELFSAARSEFKHLEYFYFHNCMYERVWKDNKRRHTETIPTWQVLHTYAHDYKVIFVGDASMSPYEIVYPGGSVEHWNEESGEVWMRRLLDIYSHAVWLNPIPEKHWEHTGSINVMRQLMEGRMFPLTLGGLDAAARELRR from the coding sequence ATGTTCATCAACTTCTTCTACGAGCTCAAGAAGGCCAAGATACCGGTCACGTTGCGCGAGTACCTGACCCTGATCGAGGCCGTGAAGGCGGGCGTTGCCAGTTACAAGGTCGAGGATTTCTACTTCCTGTCGCGCGCCGCCCTGGTCAAGGACGAGCGCAACCTGGACAAGTTCGACAAGGTCTTCGGTGCGGTCTTCAAGGGCATCGAGTCGATCGCCGAGGACGGCACCGCCGAGATCCCCGAGGAATGGCTGCGCAAGCTGGCCGAGAAGACTCTGACCGAGGAGGAAAAGGCCGCGATCGAGGCCCTGGGCGGCTTCGACAAGCTGATGGAGACGCTGAAAAAGCGCCTGGAGGAGCAGAAGGAGCGCCACCAGGGCGGCAACAAGTGGATCGGCACCGCCGGCACCTCGCCCTTCGGCGCCCATGGTTACAATCCGGAAGGGGTGCGTATCGGCCAGGACAAGGGCCGTCACGGCCGCGCGGTCAAGGTATGGGACAAGCGCGAGTATCAGAACCTGGACGATTCCGTGGAACTGGGCACGCGCAACATCAAGGTCGCCCTGCGCCGCCTGCGCAAATTCGCCCGCGAGGGCGCCGATGTCGAACTCGACATGCCCGGCACGATCCGCGCCACGGCCAACAATGCCGGCTGGCTGGACCTGAAAATGGTGCCCGAGCGGCACAACAAGGTGAAGGTCCTGCTGTTCCTCGACGTCGGCGGTTCGATGGACAGCTATATCCGCCTGTGCGAGGAGCTGTTCTCGGCCGCGCGCAGCGAGTTCAAGCACCTGGAATATTTCTATTTCCACAACTGCATGTACGAGCGGGTGTGGAAGGACAACAAGCGCCGCCACACCGAAACCATCCCGACCTGGCAGGTGCTGCACACCTATGCCCACGACTACAAGGTGATCTTCGTCGGCGATGCCTCGATGAGCCCCTATGAGATCGTCTATCCCGGCGGCTCGGTCGAGCATTGGAACGAGGAATCGGGCGAAGTCTGGATGCGCCGGCTGCTGGACATCTACAGCCACGCCGTCTGGCTCAACCCGATCCCGGAAAAGCACTGGGAACATACCGGCTCGATCAACGTCATGCGCCAGTTGATGGAAGGCCGGATGTTCCCGCTCACCCTCGGCGGCCTCGACGCCGCGGCCCGCGAACTGCGCCGCTGA
- a CDS encoding AAA family ATPase, with protein sequence MKFTGTESYVATEDLMVAVNAAITLQRPLLIKGEPGTGKTVLAQEVATSLNRELIQWHIKSTTKAQQGLYEYDAVSRLRDSQLGDEKVHDIGNYIVKGKLWEAFTAAPAPVLLIDEIDKADIEFPNDLLQELDRMEFYVYETRETIKAAQRPIVMITSNNEKELPDAFLRRCFFHYIKFPDKETMQRIIDVHYPHIQHELVREALGIFYEIREVPGLKKKPSTSELLDWLKLLMAESLTPEILRERDPKKLIPPMHGALLKNEQDVHLFERLAFLARRGDRTN encoded by the coding sequence ATGAAGTTCACCGGTACCGAGTCCTACGTCGCAACCGAGGATCTGATGGTCGCGGTCAATGCGGCGATCACCTTGCAACGCCCGCTCCTGATCAAGGGCGAGCCTGGGACCGGCAAGACCGTGCTGGCGCAGGAAGTGGCGACCTCGCTGAACCGCGAATTGATCCAGTGGCACATCAAGTCGACCACCAAGGCCCAGCAGGGCCTCTACGAGTACGACGCCGTCAGCCGCCTGCGCGACAGCCAGTTGGGCGACGAGAAGGTCCACGACATCGGCAACTACATCGTCAAGGGCAAGCTGTGGGAGGCCTTCACCGCCGCCCCCGCCCCGGTGCTGCTGATCGACGAGATCGACAAGGCCGATATCGAGTTCCCCAACGACCTGTTGCAGGAACTCGACCGCATGGAATTCTACGTCTACGAGACGCGCGAGACCATCAAGGCGGCCCAGCGCCCGATCGTCATGATCACCTCGAACAACGAGAAGGAACTGCCGGACGCCTTCCTGCGCCGCTGCTTCTTCCACTACATCAAGTTCCCCGACAAGGAGACGATGCAGCGGATCATCGACGTACACTATCCCCATATCCAGCACGAGCTGGTGCGCGAAGCCCTGGGGATTTTCTACGAAATCCGCGAAGTGCCGGGCCTGAAGAAGAAGCCGTCGACCTCGGAACTGCTCGACTGGCTGAAGCTCCTGATGGCGGAATCGCTGACGCCTGAGATTCTGCGCGAGCGCGACCCCAAGAAGCTGATCCCGCCGATGCACGGCGCCCTGCTGAAGAACGAGCAGGACGTGCACCTGTTCGAGCGCCTGGCCTTCCTCGCCCGGCGCGGCGACCGCACGAACTGA
- a CDS encoding caspase family protein, whose product MTPTPYRRLTLAAAAIIAAAVAVSTPVLVQAQSSPRPSSSFTVVPQPEVETGMHGAAINAMAVVKGGQLATVSDDKTVRLWSLDSGRLNATLRVPVASGPEGALHAIAVSPSGGFIAVAGNTGFSTDGTASIYFFSVDKQAWAGRIALSEPPADTINDLAFSPDTDPKKLRLAVAVNDAKGLRIVDMAGQRATLADADYKDAITRVVFAPDGRLAAASLDGTVRLYSPDLKRVGIYSAPSDVKPFDVAFSPDGSKLAVSFLNGDKIAILDGRSLKLERFLEGDGARTGHLSTVVWSADGKAVLAAGTYGATNSAKMVRRWPLAGGTPTDVPVSLDTVLALTPLPDGGIAFGAADPAWGTLDAAGTPGLKLDRATADFRDQVDGSFVVAPDGATVRFGLSRGGNRPVVFDLISGEFKSADGLPRPPAPAGLDRLADWRNSAAPKLDGKPIPMKPNELARSAVFTASGKRLALGTDFGLRLFEGGKLLWKADLASPVWAVSVAEQAGWVVAGLGDGTIRWFDLETGRQALSFFPHADGKRWVSTTVEGFFDHSTGGEKLFGYVVNVVADGKPKGAEWVSVDQVYSVFYRRDLVVAKLRRSGESEIASTAAKIGGVVAVMDRGLPPSIAITEICEVKAGAAEKCRPAPGDRGRSGDALIITTEQVRLKFKAADQGGGIGRVVVRLNGAVVEGGAGSTATVGGEQSGERVVSLGQGPNELRLSAFNGVGEIEVDQSKQPVVTLTYEREAPPPTGPVAGGETTPPPTGGTLGGGLGGGLGGTTTTPPTTDPTPPTGTGPAPGTGTSAASAADPAVAGGRVFVVSIGVNRFRSPEIPPLTNAVADAEGMAAALGGSASQVTLLTDERATKAEVLKALDALAAQAGPDDTAVIFLAGHGVPIDGRYYFLPYDISVKSREAIQAEGVSQDEIIGMLSKLRAWRAAVVLDTCFAGLLAVEDSVIRDTANDTTGRQLVRASGRFILAGAASREEALDGINGHGVFTGALMNGLGGEADTQARGNRDGIVDIFEIGEYAKVKVPDLARQVGNGHRQSPRWFFTGSDLFPLTRLAGSGG is encoded by the coding sequence ATGACCCCAACGCCTTACAGGCGCCTCACCCTCGCGGCCGCGGCGATCATCGCCGCGGCCGTCGCCGTCTCGACTCCGGTGCTGGTCCAAGCCCAGTCATCGCCGAGGCCCAGTTCCAGCTTCACCGTGGTGCCGCAGCCCGAGGTGGAAACGGGCATGCACGGCGCCGCGATCAATGCCATGGCCGTGGTCAAGGGCGGCCAGCTCGCCACGGTATCCGACGACAAGACCGTCCGCCTGTGGTCGCTCGATTCCGGCAGGCTGAACGCCACCCTGCGGGTGCCCGTGGCCAGCGGCCCGGAAGGCGCCCTGCACGCCATCGCTGTCTCCCCCTCCGGCGGCTTCATCGCGGTCGCGGGCAATACCGGCTTTTCGACCGACGGCACCGCCAGCATCTATTTCTTCAGCGTCGACAAGCAGGCCTGGGCCGGGCGCATCGCCCTGTCGGAGCCGCCCGCCGACACCATCAACGACCTGGCCTTCTCGCCCGATACCGACCCCAAGAAGCTGCGCCTCGCCGTGGCCGTGAACGATGCCAAGGGCCTGCGCATCGTCGACATGGCCGGCCAGCGCGCCACCCTGGCCGATGCCGACTACAAGGATGCGATCACTCGGGTTGTCTTTGCGCCCGACGGGCGGCTGGCGGCGGCCTCGCTCGACGGCACCGTCCGCCTCTACAGCCCCGATTTGAAGCGGGTCGGCATCTATTCCGCCCCCAGCGACGTGAAGCCCTTCGATGTCGCCTTCTCGCCCGACGGCAGCAAGCTGGCGGTCAGCTTCCTCAATGGCGACAAGATCGCCATCCTGGACGGGCGGAGCCTGAAGCTGGAACGTTTCCTGGAAGGCGACGGCGCCCGCACCGGCCATCTCTCGACCGTGGTCTGGTCGGCCGACGGCAAGGCCGTGCTGGCCGCCGGCACCTATGGCGCGACCAACAGCGCCAAGATGGTGCGGCGCTGGCCGCTGGCCGGCGGCACGCCGACCGATGTGCCCGTCTCGCTGGACACGGTGCTGGCCTTGACCCCCCTGCCCGATGGCGGCATCGCCTTCGGCGCGGCCGATCCGGCCTGGGGCACCCTGGATGCGGCCGGCACCCCCGGCCTGAAGCTGGACCGCGCCACCGCCGATTTCCGCGACCAGGTGGACGGCAGCTTCGTGGTGGCACCGGACGGCGCGACCGTGCGCTTCGGCCTGTCGCGCGGCGGCAACCGGCCGGTGGTCTTCGACCTGATCTCGGGCGAGTTCAAGTCGGCCGACGGCCTGCCCCGGCCGCCCGCGCCGGCCGGCCTGGACCGCCTGGCCGACTGGCGCAACAGCGCCGCGCCCAAGCTGGACGGCAAGCCCATCCCGATGAAGCCCAACGAGCTTGCCCGCAGCGCGGTCTTCACCGCCAGCGGCAAGCGCCTGGCCCTGGGCACCGATTTTGGCCTGCGCCTGTTCGAGGGCGGCAAGCTACTGTGGAAGGCCGACCTGGCCAGCCCGGTCTGGGCGGTGTCGGTCGCCGAGCAGGCCGGCTGGGTGGTCGCCGGGCTGGGCGACGGCACGATCCGCTGGTTCGACCTCGAGACCGGCCGCCAGGCCCTGAGCTTCTTCCCCCATGCCGACGGCAAGCGCTGGGTCAGCACCACGGTCGAGGGGTTCTTCGACCATTCGACCGGGGGCGAGAAACTGTTCGGCTATGTCGTCAACGTGGTCGCCGACGGCAAGCCCAAGGGCGCCGAATGGGTTTCGGTCGACCAGGTCTATTCCGTGTTCTACCGGCGCGACCTGGTCGTCGCCAAGCTGCGCCGGTCGGGCGAGAGCGAGATTGCCTCGACCGCGGCCAAGATCGGCGGCGTCGTCGCGGTCATGGACCGCGGCCTGCCGCCCTCGATCGCCATCACCGAAATCTGCGAGGTGAAGGCCGGCGCGGCCGAGAAATGCCGCCCGGCGCCGGGCGACCGCGGCCGTTCGGGCGATGCCCTGATCATCACGACCGAGCAGGTCCGCCTGAAATTCAAGGCGGCCGACCAGGGCGGCGGCATCGGCCGGGTGGTGGTGCGCCTGAACGGCGCCGTGGTCGAGGGCGGCGCCGGCTCGACCGCCACGGTGGGCGGCGAGCAGAGCGGCGAGCGTGTCGTCTCGCTGGGCCAGGGGCCCAACGAATTGCGCCTGTCGGCCTTCAACGGCGTCGGCGAGATCGAGGTCGACCAGTCCAAGCAGCCCGTCGTGACCCTGACCTATGAGCGCGAGGCCCCGCCGCCCACCGGCCCGGTGGCCGGGGGTGAGACCACCCCGCCGCCGACCGGCGGGACCCTGGGCGGCGGCCTGGGTGGCGGGCTGGGCGGCACCACGACGACGCCGCCGACCACGGATCCGACCCCGCCGACCGGCACCGGCCCCGCCCCCGGCACCGGGACGAGCGCCGCAAGCGCCGCCGATCCGGCGGTCGCCGGCGGCCGGGTCTTTGTCGTGTCGATCGGGGTCAACCGCTTCCGCTCGCCGGAAATTCCGCCCCTTACCAATGCCGTGGCCGATGCCGAGGGCATGGCCGCCGCCCTGGGCGGCAGCGCCAGCCAGGTCACCCTGCTGACCGACGAGCGGGCGACCAAGGCCGAAGTCCTCAAGGCCCTGGACGCCCTGGCGGCCCAGGCCGGACCTGACGATACCGCGGTGATCTTCCTGGCCGGCCACGGCGTGCCGATCGACGGCCGCTATTACTTCCTGCCCTACGACATCTCGGTCAAATCGCGCGAGGCGATCCAGGCCGAGGGGGTCAGCCAGGACGAGATCATCGGCATGCTGTCCAAGCTGCGGGCCTGGCGTGCGGCGGTGGTGCTCGACACCTGCTTCGCCGGCCTGCTGGCGGTCGAGGATTCGGTCATCCGCGACACCGCCAACGACACCACGGGCCGGCAACTGGTGCGCGCCTCGGGCCGCTTCATCCTGGCCGGCGCCGCCTCGCGCGAGGAAGCGCTGGACGGCATCAACGGCCACGGCGTCTTCACCGGCGCCTTGATGAACGGCCTGGGCGGCGAGGCCGACACCCAGGCCCGGGGCAACCGCGACGGCATCGTCGACATCTTCGAAATCGGCGAATATGCCAAGGTGAAAGTGCCCGACCTGGCGCGCCAGGTGGGCAACGGCCACCGGCAGAGCCCGCGCTGGTTCTTCACCGGCTCGGACCTTTTCCCGCTGACCAGGCTCGCCGGCAGCGGCGGCTGA
- a CDS encoding SH3 domain-containing protein, with amino-acid sequence MLATAAQKKRRLPALLAVSLLLGPSLAACVPDSSAPGGQIAANDPCSSQRGQLTAIGDYFNQAMIEGAIGGAVLGGLTGLLIGGDAQSAAIGAGVGAVAGAAAGYYTAKAEANTDRTVLVQGVYKDLATENSQIDRTTSAFRAVRACRTAEAQRIRADYKAGRINADQARAKLADVKTKFEWEVSYAESVSTKMEERGSEYTYAATEISSFDPRARAPAPVTSSYQVTGPIRQLVASKSTRVRELPSTSSRQIGGLKAGEVVEAREVTGVSGGWMRVRLADGTPGFVSASLLVTQDKYRGDTQAVASRAEPVAAAPPAQSASGVVQLAETNAIKQRALADDAAESRTMLSSTTFELEQPITMDPALITRPAA; translated from the coding sequence ATGCTGGCGACAGCCGCCCAAAAGAAACGCCGCTTGCCCGCGTTGCTGGCCGTGAGCCTGCTCCTGGGGCCGAGCCTTGCGGCCTGCGTGCCCGACAGTTCCGCCCCCGGCGGCCAGATCGCCGCCAACGATCCGTGCAGCAGCCAGCGCGGCCAGCTCACGGCCATCGGCGACTATTTCAACCAGGCGATGATCGAAGGCGCGATCGGTGGTGCCGTCCTGGGTGGCCTGACCGGCCTCCTCATCGGCGGCGATGCGCAGAGTGCCGCCATCGGTGCCGGTGTCGGCGCCGTCGCGGGGGCCGCCGCCGGCTACTACACCGCCAAGGCCGAAGCCAATACCGACCGCACCGTCCTGGTCCAGGGCGTCTACAAGGATCTCGCGACCGAGAATAGCCAGATCGACCGCACCACATCGGCCTTCCGCGCGGTACGGGCCTGCCGCACCGCCGAAGCCCAGCGGATTCGCGCCGACTACAAGGCCGGCCGTATCAACGCCGACCAGGCGCGGGCCAAGCTGGCCGACGTGAAGACCAAGTTCGAGTGGGAAGTCAGCTACGCCGAGAGCGTCAGCACCAAGATGGAAGAGCGGGGCAGCGAATACACCTACGCCGCGACCGAAATCTCCTCGTTCGACCCCCGCGCCCGTGCCCCGGCCCCCGTCACCTCCAGCTATCAGGTCACCGGCCCGATTCGCCAACTGGTGGCCAGCAAATCGACCCGCGTGCGCGAACTGCCCAGCACGAGCTCGCGCCAGATCGGCGGCCTGAAGGCCGGCGAAGTGGTCGAAGCGCGTGAGGTTACCGGCGTTTCGGGCGGCTGGATGCGTGTGCGCCTGGCCGACGGCACCCCCGGCTTCGTTTCCGCCAGCCTGCTCGTCACCCAGGACAAGTACCGGGGCGACACCCAGGCCGTCGCCTCGCGGGCCGAGCCGGTCGCGGCAGCGCCGCCGGCGCAAAGCGCCAGCGGCGTGGTGCAACTGGCCGAGACCAATGCGATCAAGCAGCGCGCCCTGGCGGACGACGCGGCCGAATCGCGCACCATGCTGAGCAGCACGACCTTCGAGCTCGAGCAGCCGATCACCATGGACCCGGCCCTGATCACCAGACCGGCGGCATGA
- a CDS encoding FlgK family flagellar hook-associated protein: MSLNGAMSAALSGLNAHQRALQIVSSNVSNAQTAAYTRKSVTVQAQDNPGQGVTTIAVTRATDAALAQDLVAYTALAGQTGAQASYMKQLSSLFGSANGNADLATATEDFTSAWAVLQASPDSVEAQADVVAKAAALVDTVNRLAEGVDKVDAQVQADTGAAVDDINGILTDIDSLNDRITAGRREAGDTVELEDQRDALVLRLSNLIDVKTIPGRTVAWRSIPPAAPPWSISRPPGSPMTAPMSPGPAMPSR, encoded by the coding sequence ATGAGCCTGAACGGAGCCATGAGTGCCGCCCTGTCGGGCCTCAACGCCCATCAGCGCGCGCTCCAGATCGTCAGCAGCAATGTCTCGAATGCGCAGACCGCGGCTTATACCCGCAAGTCCGTGACGGTGCAGGCGCAGGACAATCCCGGGCAAGGGGTGACCACGATCGCGGTCACCCGGGCGACCGATGCCGCCCTGGCCCAGGACCTTGTCGCCTATACCGCCCTGGCCGGGCAGACCGGCGCCCAGGCGAGTTACATGAAGCAATTGTCGAGCCTGTTCGGCAGCGCCAACGGCAATGCCGACCTGGCGACCGCGACCGAAGACTTCACCTCGGCCTGGGCGGTGCTGCAGGCCAGCCCCGACAGTGTCGAGGCCCAGGCGGATGTCGTGGCCAAGGCCGCGGCGCTGGTCGATACGGTCAATCGCCTGGCCGAGGGGGTCGACAAGGTCGACGCCCAGGTTCAAGCCGATACCGGAGCCGCCGTCGACGATATCAACGGGATTCTGACCGATATCGACAGCCTGAACGACCGCATCACCGCCGGGCGACGCGAGGCCGGCGACACGGTCGAGCTCGAGGATCAGCGCGATGCCCTGGTGCTCAGGCTCTCGAACCTGATCGACGTCAAGACCATCCCCGGTCGGACGGTGGCCTGGCGGTCTATACCGCCGGCGGCACCACCCTGGTCGATCAGTCGGCCGCCAGGCTCACCTATGACGGCACCGATGTCACCCGGGCCGGCGATGCCCAGCCGCTGA
- a CDS encoding flagellar basal body rod C-terminal domain-containing protein, which translates to MIDELRDQLAGFAGLFTDTAAGSFAAAYDGATPVAAGELASGFFVATGSGLAVNPALLDGTATVKQSGIAAASTAMTDATRGFAATGISLTGEDYSGIAGAITAALARDVGTVTAKATLSEATRGEAQTRFAAAVGVNMDEELANLQVLQNAYAASARVMQVVNQLYDDLFGIMR; encoded by the coding sequence GTGATCGACGAGTTGCGCGATCAGCTTGCCGGATTTGCCGGCCTGTTCACCGATACCGCGGCTGGCAGCTTCGCCGCTGCCTATGACGGCGCCACGCCGGTTGCGGCGGGCGAACTGGCCTCGGGCTTCTTCGTGGCGACCGGCAGCGGGCTCGCCGTCAACCCCGCGCTGCTGGACGGCACGGCGACGGTCAAGCAATCGGGCATCGCCGCCGCCAGCACCGCCATGACCGATGCCACGCGCGGCTTTGCCGCCACCGGCATCAGCCTGACGGGCGAGGATTATTCAGGCATCGCCGGTGCGATCACGGCGGCGCTCGCCCGCGATGTCGGCACCGTCACGGCGAAGGCCACCTTGTCGGAAGCGACACGCGGCGAGGCACAAACCCGCTTCGCTGCCGCGGTCGGCGTCAACATGGACGAGGAACTGGCCAATCTGCAGGTGCTGCAGAATGCCTATGCCGCCTCGGCCCGGGTGATGCAGGTGGTCAACCAGCTCTATGACGATCTCTTCGGGATCATGAGGTAA
- a CDS encoding flagellar protein FlaG: protein MQAGSATQAQSAQPVSPAAPTYFNPRFSFDRELGLMIMQVRDDATGEVVTQFPSETIVREYRRQQTHQTRQPAGEKTTAPAVTVRSGGNRQSSGVEIEA from the coding sequence GTGCAGGCTGGTTCGGCGACCCAGGCGCAAAGCGCGCAGCCGGTAAGCCCGGCCGCACCGACCTACTTCAATCCGCGATTTTCGTTCGATCGTGAATTGGGCTTGATGATCATGCAGGTTCGCGACGATGCCACCGGCGAGGTGGTCACCCAGTTCCCCAGCGAGACGATCGTGCGGGAATATCGCCGTCAGCAGACGCACCAAACCAGGCAGCCGGCCGGCGAAAAGACGACAGCCCCGGCAGTCACCGTCCGCTCCGGCGGTAACAGGCAGTCGTCGGGTGTCGAGATCGAGGCCTGA
- a CDS encoding flagellin N-terminal helical domain-containing protein, producing the protein MADIALTSTTRSNLLSLQQTTDLANRTQGRLSTGLKVASALDDAVAYFQSKGLSDRAADFTDRKNDIDQGISSLKAAVNATEAGDKILKQLKGIAISAKTADDTTKADLSAQFTDLLDQLNSLFGDASFQGTNLVNSTVQDLTIRFSEATTSELQINGRDLRAGALFTAAANASDTGSDIFAALVGGSSFTAIAASALVTTINDLANTVDGAVSTVRAAAANLGSNITLLQTRLDFSKNYINTLTEGSDKLRLADLNEEGANLVALQTRQQLALQALQFAGQNEKAVLQLFQ; encoded by the coding sequence ATGGCTGATATTGCACTCACCTCGACCACCCGGTCCAACCTGCTGTCGTTGCAGCAGACGACCGATCTCGCCAACCGTACCCAGGGGCGGCTTTCGACCGGCCTGAAGGTCGCCAGCGCGCTCGACGACGCGGTGGCCTATTTCCAGTCGAAGGGGCTGAGCGATCGGGCGGCGGACTTCACCGACCGCAAGAACGACATCGACCAGGGCATCTCGTCCCTGAAGGCGGCGGTCAACGCGACCGAAGCCGGCGACAAGATCCTGAAGCAGCTCAAGGGTATCGCGATCTCGGCCAAGACCGCCGACGATACCACCAAGGCTGACCTCTCGGCCCAGTTCACCGACCTGCTGGACCAGTTGAACAGCCTGTTCGGCGATGCCTCGTTCCAGGGCACCAATCTGGTGAACTCGACGGTGCAGGATCTGACCATCCGCTTCAGCGAGGCGACCACCTCCGAGCTGCAGATCAACGGCCGCGACCTGCGGGCGGGCGCCCTGTTCACCGCAGCCGCCAACGCCTCCGATACCGGCTCGGACATTTTTGCCGCGCTGGTCGGCGGCTCGTCCTTCACCGCCATCGCCGCCTCGGCGCTGGTCACCACCATCAACGATCTGGCGAACACCGTCGACGGTGCGGTTTCGACCGTGCGCGCGGCGGCGGCCAATCTGGGCTCGAACATCACCCTGCTCCAGACCCGCCTCGATTTCTCGAAGAACTACATCAACACCCTGACGGAAGGCTCGGACAAGCTGCGGCTGGCCGACCTGAACGAGGAGGGCGCCAACCTGGTGGCCCTGCAGACCCGCCAGCAGTTGGCACTTCAGGCGTTGCAGTTCGCCGGCCAGAACGAAAAGGCCGTCCTGCAGCTCTTCCAGTAA
- a CDS encoding N-acetylneuraminate synthase family protein — protein sequence MGAFHIGPRPIGGDASCFIIAEAGVNHNGDPALARALIDAAAAAGADAVKFQTWRTQALTRADAPKAAYQEATTGSDGTQADLLRALELPFEVFRDLADYARSRGILFLSTPFDEESLAFLVSLGMPMIKVPSGEVRNHLHLSAVGHTGLPVILSTGMASLTEVEAALGVLARAGSGPVAVLQCTSNYPADPRDANLRAMATMAARFDVVTGYSDHTLGNETAFAARALGAAIIEKHVTLDQSLPGPDHRTSATPESLGALVRGIRLIERALGNGVKAPAASEGNVAAVAKRSLCAKRDLAAGIRLDLDSLVALRPGDGISPDQLDKVAGRILLRPVAANHALNWADLG from the coding sequence ATGGGCGCCTTTCACATCGGCCCCCGCCCGATCGGCGGCGATGCCTCCTGCTTCATCATCGCCGAGGCCGGGGTCAACCATAACGGCGACCCGGCCCTGGCCCGTGCCCTGATCGACGCGGCCGCTGCGGCCGGCGCCGATGCGGTGAAATTCCAGACCTGGCGCACCCAGGCCCTGACCCGGGCCGATGCCCCCAAGGCCGCCTATCAGGAAGCAACCACCGGCAGCGACGGCACCCAGGCCGACCTGCTGCGCGCCCTGGAACTGCCCTTCGAGGTCTTCCGCGACCTGGCCGATTACGCCAGGTCCCGCGGCATCCTGTTCCTCTCGACCCCCTTCGACGAGGAGAGCCTGGCCTTCCTGGTCTCGCTGGGCATGCCCATGATCAAGGTGCCGTCGGGCGAGGTGCGCAACCACCTGCATCTCAGCGCGGTCGGCCACACCGGCCTGCCGGTGATCCTGTCGACCGGCATGGCTTCGCTGACGGAAGTCGAGGCGGCACTCGGCGTGCTGGCCCGGGCCGGCAGCGGCCCGGTCGCGGTCCTGCAATGCACCTCGAACTACCCGGCCGATCCAAGGGATGCCAACTTGCGCGCGATGGCGACCATGGCGGCGCGTTTCGATGTCGTCACCGGCTATTCCGATCACACCCTGGGCAACGAGACGGCCTTTGCCGCCCGCGCCCTGGGGGCCGCCATCATCGAAAAACATGTAACGCTCGACCAGTCCCTGCCCGGGCCCGATCACCGCACCTCGGCCACGCCGGAATCGCTGGGCGCCCTGGTGCGCGGCATCCGCCTGATCGAGCGGGCGCTGGGCAACGGGGTGAAGGCGCCGGCAGCCAGCGAAGGCAATGTCGCGGCCGTGGCCAAGCGCAGCCTGTGCGCAAAGCGCGATCTCGCCGCCGGCATCCGCCTGGATCTCGACAGCCTGGTGGCCCTGCGCCCCGGCGACGGGATTTCACCCGACCAGCTCGACAAGGTGGCGGGGCGCATCCTGCTGCGCCCGGTCGCCGCCAATCATGCCCTGAACTGGGCCGATCTCGGATAG
- a CDS encoding NeuD/PglB/VioB family sugar acetyltransferase, translating to MSERPLLIFGAGGLAREAAFLAQRLGRRVTAFVDRAPGTLGGHPVVTLDGAVARWPGAEVSIAVGDSALRRHLAAAAAAAGLAATSLIDPATPIADDTVIGAGAIILPGVSLTVNIRLGAHVLINPGVTIAHDVVMGDFVSLAPGVHVAGNAAIHDDAFLGIGAVVSNGRPDRPIVIGRGARVGAGAVVTNDVSAGFTVIGVPARPMRGRDVA from the coding sequence GTGAGCGAGCGTCCGCTGCTGATCTTTGGCGCCGGCGGCCTGGCGCGCGAGGCTGCCTTCCTGGCACAGCGCCTGGGGCGCCGTGTCACCGCTTTCGTCGATCGCGCCCCCGGCACGCTGGGCGGCCATCCGGTGGTAACCCTCGACGGCGCCGTCGCGCGCTGGCCCGGGGCCGAGGTTTCGATCGCCGTCGGCGACAGTGCCCTGCGCCGCCATCTGGCCGCGGCAGCGGCGGCGGCCGGGCTTGCCGCCACCTCCCTGATCGACCCCGCGACCCCCATCGCCGACGATACGGTGATCGGCGCCGGTGCCATCATCCTGCCGGGGGTCAGCCTGACGGTGAACATCCGCCTCGGCGCCCATGTCCTGATCAATCCGGGTGTGACCATCGCCCATGACGTGGTGATGGGCGATTTCGTCAGCCTGGCGCCCGGCGTCCATGTCGCCGGCAATGCCGCGATTCACGACGATGCGTTCTTAGGGATCGGCGCTGTGGTCAGCAACGGCCGGCCGGACCGGCCGATCGTGATCGGCCGCGGTGCCCGTGTCGGCGCCGGCGCGGTGGTGACCAATGATGTCTCCGCCGGCTTCACCGTGATCGGGGTGCCGGCCAGGCCCATGCGCGGCCGGGACGTCGCCTGA